In Agarivorans gilvus, one genomic interval encodes:
- the dacB gene encoding D-alanyl-D-alanine carboxypeptidase/D-alanyl-D-alanine-endopeptidase, with amino-acid sequence MRWFWRAVVLLLLSLASTVKADGLSERGTIVSYIGPSGSYNSSLLLTPASTMKVLTATAAIKSLGADFRFQTVLSVKRGSKGLHLRLQMNGDPSFSSEDLSALLAALRHDMKQTTVRSIEVIDSAFTGHSRSRGQVWNDIGVCFAAPVTALSIDGNCVYGNLKPGRVGQLSSLHVSDSQLLAIDNQIVTVAADTADCQQNLLVGEHNRYRLTGCMPANASMMPLRFSINDERAYFALKLKRSLRAQGFKLNAEPQFTSGLEAYSQSYIHRSAALIELLTTMLVESDNLYADSIFKTLAIAAQRPANYEVASEVLIGQLEQLGIDVTRLQIRDGSGLSRENLVSAKALYQVLQLWQQDPQLQPLISRLAIAGQSGTLRYRHSLTKTPLKGHIHAKSGYVNGVVNLVGYIEKDGQYSPFVLLTNGVVLTAEEQLALRKRQIIHPVLSFERDWLEQQWQLIK; translated from the coding sequence ATGCGGTGGTTTTGGCGTGCTGTTGTTTTATTGTTGTTGAGTCTTGCTAGCACGGTAAAGGCGGACGGGCTAAGCGAGCGCGGTACTATAGTTAGCTACATCGGCCCATCTGGTAGTTATAACTCTTCTTTATTACTCACGCCTGCCAGCACGATGAAGGTGCTAACTGCCACTGCGGCCATTAAAAGCCTAGGTGCTGATTTTCGTTTCCAAACCGTACTCAGTGTTAAGCGTGGCTCAAAGGGTTTGCATTTGCGGCTGCAGATGAATGGCGATCCAAGCTTTAGCTCAGAAGACTTAAGCGCATTGCTTGCTGCATTAAGACACGATATGAAACAAACTACGGTTCGCTCTATAGAAGTGATTGATAGTGCCTTTACTGGTCACAGCCGTAGCCGTGGACAAGTATGGAATGATATTGGGGTGTGTTTCGCAGCGCCAGTGACGGCCCTGAGCATCGATGGCAATTGTGTATATGGCAATCTTAAACCCGGCCGAGTAGGGCAACTGAGTAGCTTGCATGTGAGTGATAGCCAGTTGCTGGCGATCGATAATCAAATCGTCACCGTGGCAGCAGACACCGCCGATTGTCAGCAAAACTTGCTGGTGGGGGAGCATAATCGTTATCGCTTAACTGGCTGTATGCCTGCTAACGCCAGCATGATGCCGCTGCGCTTTTCGATCAATGATGAACGCGCTTATTTTGCCTTAAAGCTAAAACGTAGTTTACGTGCTCAAGGTTTTAAACTTAATGCTGAACCGCAGTTTACATCAGGCCTTGAAGCTTATTCTCAGTCTTATATTCACCGCTCTGCTGCCTTAATCGAGCTGTTAACTACCATGTTGGTGGAGTCGGATAACCTGTATGCCGACAGTATTTTCAAAACCCTCGCTATTGCGGCGCAGCGCCCTGCCAACTATGAGGTAGCCAGCGAAGTGTTAATTGGGCAGCTTGAGCAACTCGGCATTGATGTAACACGCTTGCAAATTCGCGATGGTTCAGGGCTTTCTCGAGAAAACCTAGTCAGTGCCAAGGCGCTATATCAGGTGCTACAACTATGGCAGCAAGATCCGCAACTACAGCCCTTAATCAGCCGTTTAGCCATTGCAGGTCAAAGCGGAACGCTACGTTATCGTCATAGCCTCACCAAGACTCCTTTAAAAGGACATATTCACGCAAAAAGTGGTTATGTTAACGGAGTGGTCAATTTAGTGGGTTATATCGAAAAAGATGGCCAGTATAGCCCCTTCGTATTGTTAACTAATGGCGTAGTATTAACGGCTGAAGAACAGCTAGCGCTGCGCAAACGGCAAATCATTCATCCGGTGTTGAGCTTTGAACGAGATTGGCTCGAGCAACAGTGGCAGCTAATAAAATAG